The Deltaproteobacteria bacterium genomic interval GTTGGGATTGGCCTTGATGCCGGCCAGGGTATTGCCGAGGGGGGTCCTGATAAAATACCAGCAGAGCAGTATGGAGACCAGGGCCACCGCGAAAACGAGGTAAAATAGAAAAGTGACGTCGCTCAGACTGAACCGGCCCAAGAAAGGCAGGGACACCTGCCGGGAGGACCAGCCGGTCAGGCCGTCATCCCCGCCGGTCAGGGAGCGCCATTTCCAGGCGCTGGCCCAAAGCATCTGGCTGAAGGCCAGGGTGGCAAAGGAATAATAGATCTTGGTCAGCCGGAGCAGCATGGAGCCGATAATAAGGCCGCTTAACAATCCGGTCAGGGCGCCGGCCAGCAAGGCGATGGGCAGGGGGATTTCCGGCCCATAGACCAAACAAAAGGCCGTGGTGTATCCGCCGAGGCCGAAATAGGCGGCGTGCCCCAGGGAAAGGAGTCCCGTATGCCCGAGGAGCAGATAGTAGCTGGCGCCCAGCATGGCATAAATCATGACCTCGGTGAGGAGGTAGACGTGAAATTTCTCCAGAACCAGAGGCAACAGGGCGATCAGGATCAGACCCACTATCAGGGCCAGAGTCTTGAAAGACGGTCTCATTCTTTTTTCCCGAAAAGGCCGCTCGGCCGGATGGTGAAGACCAGCACCATGAGCAGATAAATAAGGATGAGGGAGATCCTGGGCAGAAAGATGACCCCGAAGGACTGAATCTGCCCGACCAGGAGGGCGGCGATAAAGGCCCCGCCCAGACTGCCCAGCCCTCCGACGGCAATGACGGCAAAACAATCCATGATCATGTCGGCGAACATGCCCGAATAGACGCTCAGATAGGGGGCGATGATAACCCCGGCCAGACCGGCCAGCCAGGCGCCGATGCCCATGACGGACATGAAAATCAGGGTTACGTTGGTCCCCAGGGCATCGGCCATGACGCTGTCCTGGACACAGGCGCGGATGGAAATCCCCAGCCTGGTCTTTTTGAGGATATAGAACATAAGACCCAATACCAAGGCGGAGATGAACAAAATGAACAGCCGATAGACCGGATATTTGACATCGGCCCACAACTGGAGGGAACCGGCCAGAGAAGAGGGAACGGATACGGGCAGGGGGGTTGTGCCGTAAATCCACTTAATCACCTCGGTGATGACCATGGCCAGACCGAAGGTGAGCAGCAGTTCATCCACATGCCCGGAGGCATGGATTCTCCGAATCAACCCGCGTTCGATCAGAATGCCCAATAAAGCACAAATCAAAGGAGCCGCCACCAGGGCCAGCCAGAAGTTGTTGGTCCATTGGATGGTCTGGTAGCAGATAAAAGCCCCGATCATGTAGATCGAGGCATGAGCGAAGTTGAGGATATCCATCATCCCCAGCACCAGGGTGAGTCCCGAGGCCACCAGGAAGATGAGCATCCCGTAGACCAGCCCGTGGAGAAAAAATATGGGGATCATATTCAACTGATTTTCCACGA includes:
- a CDS encoding branched-chain amino acid ABC transporter permease — encoded protein: MRPSFKTLALIVGLILIALLPLVLEKFHVYLLTEVMIYAMLGASYYLLLGHTGLLSLGHAAYFGLGGYTTAFCLVYGPEIPLPIALLAGALTGLLSGLIIGSMLLRLTKIYYSFATLAFSQMLWASAWKWRSLTGGDDGLTGWSSRQVSLPFLGRFSLSDVTFLFYLVFAVALVSILLCWYFIRTPLGNTLAGIKANPNRASFLGIHNALAKLMLFGFSGLIAGTSGALFILFKKMASPNFLDMFTSFDIVVLSVVGGYSSFAGPLVGSFVHVYMVEYLSSFTERWQLIMGLFFMMVILFFSGGLVGLLRRLSARIPLLKGAGK
- a CDS encoding branched-chain amino acid ABC transporter permease; its protein translation is MIPIFFLHGLVYGMLIFLVASGLTLVLGMMDILNFAHASIYMIGAFICYQTIQWTNNFWLALVAAPLICALLGILIERGLIRRIHASGHVDELLLTFGLAMVITEVIKWIYGTTPLPVSVPSSLAGSLQLWADVKYPVYRLFILFISALVLGLMFYILKKTRLGISIRACVQDSVMADALGTNVTLIFMSVMGIGAWLAGLAGVIIAPYLSVYSGMFADMIMDCFAVIAVGGLGSLGGAFIAALLVGQIQSFGVIFLPRISLILIYLLMVLVFTIRPSGLFGKKE